The window AGGCATTGTATCCCGACCAGCAAAGAAAGCTTAAATCATTGATTGACCGGCTTGATGTAGAAGACAATCCTGTATTGATCATTATCACCTTAAAATAAACTATTATGACGGATCCTTCAATATTTTCAGCCCTTGCTTAATATTATTAACTTTGATTATTGCAGGATCATTTTTTTGTTACATGCGATTCGAAGTGTCAATGACTTTGCGACAACAATTTATAAAAATCGACTGGTTTGACATACAGGATATTACAAATTTCAAAACCATTTAATGTCAGGTGTCCTGATTTCGAAGAGATTTATTTTTATTAATATTGCACACCATATTGTATTACTTTTTTAGTGATGAAATTATATCTTATTGGCTTCAGGAAAAAATCCCGAGGAGTGTTCGTATCTGATTGTAAAGAGAAACAAACATTCATTCCCCTACAGCAAAAAAGGTGAAAAACAAAATTTTCTTATATGTTGGATTAGGACTGTTGTTTGCTGCCATAATGATCAGGTGGTCGGGTGTTTCACCAGCATTTTGGTTTCCTGTTTTTATAACAGCCATCATTTTTAAAGCCATTTTTTTAATCAACCTATTCCGTTCCAAAGATTTTAAAATGAGTTTATGGTTGATATTGATCATTATTGGAGTGGTACTCATTCTTATTTCTCTGTTATTTAAGTATATTTTCCAACTTCCTTTACTCCGTGATGTTTTATTTTATAGCGCTATAATGTTGAAACTAACAGGCCTTATTTTAATGATTACCGGGAAAATTACATCAAAGTCTAAAAATAAATCTTTTTGAGTTAGAAAATCAGTTTTGATTTTCCACTGGATAAGTCAAAATGCAATATTTATAAAAAACTGCTTGCTATATCCTAATTCTCTCTTCCCCCTGCTGTTCTCATGATACAAATCCATTTTTAAGATCCTTTATATCTGTAAATTGAGAAACCCGGCTTCGGGTAAAGTTTCTATTGCTGCTGTATGAAAAGTCGATTTGATGCTTTCAAATTGAGACCGGGTATAATAAATAGCTAACATATGAAATTTTAATTTCAATCCAAACAAATTAGCCCATTGCCTTTTTCTGGATATTTCGACTTAATCGCTGTTAATCAGGCATATTTTTGATTAATTCAACAGTGGGCACGGTGAAAAATAAATATAAGTTTCATAAAAAATACTTTAATATTGAAAAAATATATGCATCATTTCACCCCCACTTTTTTTTGAAGTGTATTATAAATAATAAAACATCCGAAATGAACCAAAAAGAAATAAATCGCTTATTGTCTGATTATTTTGCAGGCACTGCGAGTCCTGAACAAAAGGAATCGATACTATCCTGGTTGCGGGAATCTAAGGAGAATGAAATATATTATCAGGAATGCAGTGAAGTATGGGCATTATCACATATGTCTGCATTTACCGATGCGAAAGAGTCGGCTCATTTGGATGTTTTAAGTAAGATCATTTATCAACAGGAAACGCAGAAAAGAAAACTATGGATAAGAACTGCCTGGGGGGCAGCGGCAGCTATAACGATTCTGTTTGTTTCTCTTTATTCGATTCTGTTTCTTAACCGGCAGGAAAATATACAACCTGGCATTTATACGGAACTTATTGTTCCTAACGGATCCCGGTTAAAGCTTTATTTGCCCGATAGCTCTGTTGTTTGGCTGAATGCCGGAAGCAACATGAAATATGATAATGATTTTGGGACAGACAATCGTATCGTTGTTTTAGACGGAGAAGCTTTTTTTGAAATAAAATCAGACAGTTTAAAGCCGTTTGTTATAAAGACAAAAGAAATGGATGCTGTGGTCACAGGAACGACTTTGGCTGTGAAAGCGTATGAAAATGATCCGAAAACTGAGATTACCCTGTTGGAAGGAAAAGTCCGGGTAAACCATCATCAACCGGATATAGAATCTATTGTTTTACAACCTAATGAACAGTTGAGCTACCTCAGCCATACAAATAAGGTCACACTGAATAAAGTGGATGCTGTAAAGTATACCGGCTGGATCAATGATAAAATATTTTTTGCGGATGAATCATTCGATTTGATAGCACGACAGCTTGAGCGTGCCTATGATATTACGATCATCAATAAATCTGAAAAATTAAAGTCCGAAAAATTTTACGGATCGTTCAATAAGTCTTCCGGAATCCAACATATCCTGGAAGTGATAGATATCAATAACAGATTTCGATGGTCTTTTAAGAATGACACTTTAACAATCATCAATAAATAAAAATGCCTATGAAAAGAGAATGTAAAAAATTTGACGAGGAGATGATGGAAAATGAAATTCAAAAATTGTAGTACATTAATTATGGAAAAAATAAAGAAAACAATCAAAAAGATCAAGTTATTATGTTTACTATTTCTTGTTTCACATAATATCTTGGCCTATCAATCTGCAAAATTAACTTTAGACCTGCAGGATGTCAGTATTCAGAAAGTTTTTGAGATAATTGAAAATCAGAGTGATTTTTTGTTTATGGTCAGAAGTTCAGATGTTGACCTGAACCAAAAAATATCGATAAAAGCTAAGAACCAATCTGTTTTGGAAATATTGGATAAGGTTCTGACCCCCCGGGATATTAAATATACATCAAGGGACAATCATATCATTATATACAAAGATGAAAATTCAGCCGACCGGAAAAACGTTAAGAGTCAACCGGGTATAAAGGTTACCGGGACTGTTTCCGACGAAACCGGTGAAACCATGCCCGGGGTCAATGTTATTGTCCGTGGAACGACACAGGGTACCAATACCGACATCAATGGTGAGTACTCCATTACAGTTCCGAGTGATACCTCTGTACTCCAGTTTAGTTTTATGGGTTACCATCCACAGGAAATTATTGTGGGGAATAAACGTATCCTGGCCGTTGTGTTGAAAGAAGAGGCTGCTGAAATTGATGAAGTAACCATCATTGCGTTCGGGACACAGAAGAAAGAGAGCGTAATTGGAGCTATCTCCACCATAGCGCCGGAAGATCTGAAGGTTCCCAGCAGCAACCTGACAAATTCCCTGGCAGGAAGGGTGGCCGGTCTGATATCTTACCAACGGAGCGGGGAGCCCGGTCAGGACAATGCGGAATTCTTCATCCGTGGGGTAATGACTTTCGGCTATAAAGTAGACCCGTTGATCCTGATAGATAATGTGGAGGTGACGACTACCGACCTGGCAAGGATACAGGCAGATGATATCGCCAGTTTCAGTATTATGAAAGATGCAACAGCTACGGCATTGTATGGTGCTCGTGGCGCCAATGGCGTTATCCTTGTTACAACCAAATCAGGGAGGGAAGGACCTGCAAAAATCAACATCCGGTTTGAAAACTCCATTTCACAACCGACCAAAGATCTTGAATTTGCAGATCCTATTACGTTTATGAAGCTACACAATGAAGCCGCATTGACGAGAAATCCCCTGGCGCCTTTACCCTATCATCAGAGTAAAATTGACAATACCATTGCCGGATTGAATTCTTATGTTTATCCTGCCACGGATTGGAAAGAATCATTGATGAAAAATCATACCATGAACCAACGGGTGAATGTCAGTGTTTCCGGAGGAGGAAAAATTGCACGTTATTTTGTATCCGGCGGGTTCACTAATGATAATGGGATATTGAAAGTGGACGGAAGTAATAATTTCAACAATAATATCAAATTGCGTACATACAGCCTGCGTTCAAATGTAAATATCGATCTGACCAAATCAACAGAACTGATTGTTCGTTTGAACGGGTCTTTTGATGATTATGTAGGTCCGTTACATGGGGGTAAAACCATGTACAATATGATTGTACGAAGCAATCCTGTATTATTTCCTGCATACTTTCCAGAATCTCAGGATCCTTTGGTGCAACACATCATGTTCGGGAATGCAGAACATGAGAGTGGGAACCTTTACCTGAATCCTTATGCAGAAATGGTAAGGGGTTATAAGGAGTATTCCAGGTCGAAAATGCTGGCGCAAATTGAGATCAACCAGAATCTCGATTTCCTGCTTGAAGGACTCTCCATGAGGGCCATGCTGAATACAAACAGGGAATCATACTTCGATGTTTCCCGTTATTATAATCCTTTTTATTATGCGGCACATTCATATGACAGGGCAACGAATGAGTACAAATTGCGGATCCTTAATGAAGACAAAGGTTCCCAGTCACTTTCATATTCTGAAGGTCCGAAAGAGGTAAGTTCCGTTTTCTATATGGAAGCTGCAGTTAATTATAACCGTTCTTTTGCCGAAAAACATGCCATCAGCGGATTGCTGGTATACACTATGCGACAATTGCTCGAGGCCAATGCCGGGGATTTACAGTTATCTCTCCCTTCACGTAACCTGGGGCTTGCAGGAAGGGCCACCTATTCATATGATAGCCGGTATTTTGCCGAATTCAATTTCGGCTACAACGGATCGGAACGTTTCCATAAATCGCACAGGTTCGGTTTTTTCCCGTCGGTAGGATTAGCGTGGAGCATTTCTAATGAACGGTTTTGGGAAAGTATGAAAAATACAATCACTACCTTACGGTTAAGAGGGACTTATGGTTTGGTCGGGAACGATGCTATCGGAGAGAAGAAGGATCGGTTCTACTACCTTTCCATGGTTAGCCAGGGAACAGGAGCAAAATTCGGGACCGATTATAATTACTCCAAGAATGGGATAGTGGTGGACAGGTATGGAAATAATGATATTACCTGGGAAATATCTAAGAAAGGCAATATAGCCCTGGAAATCGGATTATATAATAAATTGAAAATAGAAGCCGAATATTTTCAGGAATACAGGAAAAATATATTGATGAGCCGTGCCGATATCCCGGCATCTATGGGATTGGCCGCAGCCATCAAAGCCAATGTGGGAGAGGCTTCAGGGAGAGGAGTGGATCTGTCTGCTGATTATTCACATTCATTCAATAGTAATTTTTGGATACAGGGTCGTGGAAATTTTACTTATGCGACCAATGAATATGAGGTATATGAAGAACCGGAATATGACGAACCCTGGAGATCAAGGGTGGGGCACCCACTAAAGCAGGAATGGTTGTATATCGGTGAACGATTATTTGTTGATGAGTACGAGGTAGCCAATTCACCCACCCAATTCGGTGATTATATGGCAGGAGACATTAAATATCGTGATGTGAATGGTGACGGACGAATCACTGAAGCAGACAGGGTTCCGGCAGGTTATCCTACAGTTCCTGAGATATCTTATGGATTTGGGGTATCTACCGGCTTTAAAAACTGGGATTTCAGTGTCTTTTTTCAGGGAACGGCACGGGAATCATTCCGGATCGGAGTATCCGATACTGCGCCGTTTTTGGATAACTATAACTTTAAGTTTGACAACATTTCTTACTCTTCGAACAATCAATTGCTGAAAGCTTATGCCGACAGCCACTGGTCGGAAGACAACCGGGATTTGTTTGCCTTATGGCCACGTTTAAGCACAACGGCAATTTCTAATAATACCCAACAGACTACATGGTATCAAAGAAACGGGAGTTTCCTCCGTTTGAAACAAGTGGAATTGGGTTATTCGTTCTCCCGTCTTGCGCAAAAATTTAAAATGAGTAATTTGCGTTTATATGTGAATGCTACTAACCTGTTTTGTTGGAGTAAGTTTAAGATCTGGGATCCGGAAATGGCTTCAGAAGGTCTTGGATATCCTATCCAACGTGTCTTCAATGTGGGACTGTATGTTTCATTTAATTAAAAATTGGTGAAAATGAAAAAAAATTCAAAATATATCAGAAAAATTATTCTGTTTGTTGCTCTCTTTTCTGTAGCAACTGCCTGTGATTATCTGGATGTTGTTCCCGACAATATCCCCACAGTTGAAGAAAATTTTAATATGCGGGTGTCTGCAGAAAGGTATCTGTTTACCTGTTTCAGGCATCTTCCGGCACATGGGGAGATTTCCAATGACCCGGCTATCTCCGCGGGTGATGAATATTGGTACCTGTATCCCTATATTACTTCTACCGGGGCAAATGCAGCGACATCCATTGCCCGGGGATTACAAAATGCCACATCGCCTTATATGGATTTCTGGAATAACGCTATTGGAGGATCCAACCCGTTTCAGGGAATCAGGGACTGTAATATATTTCTGGAAAATATAGGGCGGGTTCCCGATATGGAAGATACCGAAAAGAAAAGATGGAGTGCTGAAGTAAAATTCCTGAAAGCATATTATCATTTCTGGTTGTTTCGGATGTATGGTCCGATACCGTTGATGAAAGAAAACCTGCCGATCTCGGCAGATGTAAATGAAGTAAAAGTATACAGGGAACCGGTCGACGACTGTGTGAATTATATAGTTGAACTTTTAGACGAGGCTGTGAATGACCTTCCGGAAAGAATAGACTATGAGGCAACTGAATTAGGAAGAATTACCCAGCCGATTTGCTTGTCATTTAAAGCGCTTGTTCTGGTAACAGCGGCAAGCCCATTGTTCAACGGTGGTAGCAGTGATTATGCAAATATCGTTGACAACAGGGGAATTCACTTATTTAATGCTGAACCTGATCCCGGTAAATGGATACGGGCTGCGAATGCTTGTGCCGAAGCCGTTGCACTCTGCGAGTCGAATTTTAGACTATATACATACACAAGCTCCGGAATAGGGAAAAGGGAACCTTCTGATTCTACCAAGACATTAATTGCAATCCGTACTGCCGTTACAGAAAGGTGGAACGGGGAAGTAATCTGGGCCAATACGCAGAGTACCGGAACATCTCCCCAGTATAATGCTACCCCTTACGGAGTGATGTTGAGTAAGGTTCCCGGAACATTGCAGAATCAAAGTACACAGGGAAAATATTCTCCTCCGGTAAAGATCGCTGAGATGTTTTATTCCCGGAACGGATTACCTATCGATGAGGATAAAACATATAATTACAGCGGTAGGTTTGGTTTTAGGCAGGCTGTTGATGCCGAACGGTATTATCTACAACCCGGTTATACCACTATAGGTCTTCATTTTGACAGGGAGCCGAGGTTTTATGCTAACCTGGCCTTTGATGGTGGCTTATGGTTCGGACAGGGAGCCAATGATGATAAAGATCAATACCTGATCCAGTGTAAGGCAGAGCAATTACAAGTGCCGCCTACAACCGCCAGGACAAATGTTACCGGATACTGGCCGAAAAAATTGGTCAATCATGAAAGC of the Bacteroidales bacterium genome contains:
- a CDS encoding RagB/SusD family nutrient uptake outer membrane protein, with the protein product MKKNSKYIRKIILFVALFSVATACDYLDVVPDNIPTVEENFNMRVSAERYLFTCFRHLPAHGEISNDPAISAGDEYWYLYPYITSTGANAATSIARGLQNATSPYMDFWNNAIGGSNPFQGIRDCNIFLENIGRVPDMEDTEKKRWSAEVKFLKAYYHFWLFRMYGPIPLMKENLPISADVNEVKVYREPVDDCVNYIVELLDEAVNDLPERIDYEATELGRITQPICLSFKALVLVTAASPLFNGGSSDYANIVDNRGIHLFNAEPDPGKWIRAANACAEAVALCESNFRLYTYTSSGIGKREPSDSTKTLIAIRTAVTERWNGEVIWANTQSTGTSPQYNATPYGVMLSKVPGTLQNQSTQGKYSPPVKIAEMFYSRNGLPIDEDKTYNYSGRFGFRQAVDAERYYLQPGYTTIGLHFDREPRFYANLAFDGGLWFGQGANDDKDQYLIQCKAEQLQVPPTTARTNVTGYWPKKLVNHESQPSTTTGSNTYTLRTYPWPVMRLADLYLLYAEALNEAYGPQGDPSGITDESSPYTWLNKVRQRAGIPSIGEAWDNYAINPNKYKQKETLREIIQQERLIELSFEGHRFWDLRRWRLAHIELNKPITGWDYQQKTNEYYYRQRVLYNQSFMIRDYFWPIRESELLVNRNLVQNYGY
- a CDS encoding TonB-dependent receptor, which produces MAYQSAKLTLDLQDVSIQKVFEIIENQSDFLFMVRSSDVDLNQKISIKAKNQSVLEILDKVLTPRDIKYTSRDNHIIIYKDENSADRKNVKSQPGIKVTGTVSDETGETMPGVNVIVRGTTQGTNTDINGEYSITVPSDTSVLQFSFMGYHPQEIIVGNKRILAVVLKEEAAEIDEVTIIAFGTQKKESVIGAISTIAPEDLKVPSSNLTNSLAGRVAGLISYQRSGEPGQDNAEFFIRGVMTFGYKVDPLILIDNVEVTTTDLARIQADDIASFSIMKDATATALYGARGANGVILVTTKSGREGPAKINIRFENSISQPTKDLEFADPITFMKLHNEAALTRNPLAPLPYHQSKIDNTIAGLNSYVYPATDWKESLMKNHTMNQRVNVSVSGGGKIARYFVSGGFTNDNGILKVDGSNNFNNNIKLRTYSLRSNVNIDLTKSTELIVRLNGSFDDYVGPLHGGKTMYNMIVRSNPVLFPAYFPESQDPLVQHIMFGNAEHESGNLYLNPYAEMVRGYKEYSRSKMLAQIEINQNLDFLLEGLSMRAMLNTNRESYFDVSRYYNPFYYAAHSYDRATNEYKLRILNEDKGSQSLSYSEGPKEVSSVFYMEAAVNYNRSFAEKHAISGLLVYTMRQLLEANAGDLQLSLPSRNLGLAGRATYSYDSRYFAEFNFGYNGSERFHKSHRFGFFPSVGLAWSISNERFWESMKNTITTLRLRGTYGLVGNDAIGEKKDRFYYLSMVSQGTGAKFGTDYNYSKNGIVVDRYGNNDITWEISKKGNIALEIGLYNKLKIEAEYFQEYRKNILMSRADIPASMGLAAAIKANVGEASGRGVDLSADYSHSFNSNFWIQGRGNFTYATNEYEVYEEPEYDEPWRSRVGHPLKQEWLYIGERLFVDEYEVANSPTQFGDYMAGDIKYRDVNGDGRITEADRVPAGYPTVPEISYGFGVSTGFKNWDFSVFFQGTARESFRIGVSDTAPFLDNYNFKFDNISYSSNNQLLKAYADSHWSEDNRDLFALWPRLSTTAISNNTQQTTWYQRNGSFLRLKQVELGYSFSRLAQKFKMSNLRLYVNATNLFCWSKFKIWDPEMASEGLGYPIQRVFNVGLYVSFN
- a CDS encoding FecR family protein — encoded protein: MNQKEINRLLSDYFAGTASPEQKESILSWLRESKENEIYYQECSEVWALSHMSAFTDAKESAHLDVLSKIIYQQETQKRKLWIRTAWGAAAAITILFVSLYSILFLNRQENIQPGIYTELIVPNGSRLKLYLPDSSVVWLNAGSNMKYDNDFGTDNRIVVLDGEAFFEIKSDSLKPFVIKTKEMDAVVTGTTLAVKAYENDPKTEITLLEGKVRVNHHQPDIESIVLQPNEQLSYLSHTNKVTLNKVDAVKYTGWINDKIFFADESFDLIARQLERAYDITIINKSEKLKSEKFYGSFNKSSGIQHILEVIDINNRFRWSFKNDTLTIINK